One stretch of Schlesneria sp. DSM 10557 DNA includes these proteins:
- a CDS encoding lysostaphin resistance A-like protein produces the protein MTESDPPVVPPTSEAITPPPISRADASGPPKRTAVRPVPPMSFSLIEARIRDEIYYADPPRSWFWGLFEAAVWWFGTLWVHVIGGIAVAILVITYKVQMQVPKPFDVTDPASMAYLTGGEMLLFVLAAILAVALRYWGSALRELNFSKPDLRHIVIVLAMTLPLSMAVSVFSLPIQMAWQALGDVFPVLKFIDGLNVMEAVQDMSDNTSLSTMIFVIAVLPAIGEELVFRGAIGRILISDLGLWGGVLVTSFLFGWMHIHPVHAMAVIPLGIVIHVVYLWTRSFWMPMLLHFANNTWASVAATLNTPDPMGQMQQLGLFDLLEMVTGGVVIGALATCLWQSRVQFYLPDGQVYESSRFPVRVPAIPGIQSLAGTISPVVSIISVLSVVVYYLIFFLNWPA, from the coding sequence GTGACAGAATCTGACCCGCCCGTTGTCCCCCCCACCTCCGAAGCAATCACCCCGCCACCGATTTCCCGTGCAGACGCGAGTGGCCCGCCCAAGCGGACGGCGGTGCGGCCGGTACCACCCATGTCGTTCAGTCTCATAGAAGCGCGGATTCGGGACGAGATCTACTATGCCGATCCACCTCGGTCATGGTTCTGGGGACTTTTCGAAGCCGCAGTCTGGTGGTTTGGAACCCTCTGGGTTCATGTGATTGGCGGGATCGCGGTTGCCATACTGGTGATAACGTACAAAGTTCAGATGCAAGTTCCCAAGCCCTTCGATGTCACCGATCCAGCGTCGATGGCGTATCTGACGGGCGGGGAAATGCTGCTGTTCGTGCTCGCTGCCATCCTGGCGGTGGCCCTCCGTTATTGGGGATCTGCGCTTCGTGAACTGAACTTCAGCAAACCTGATCTTCGTCACATCGTGATTGTACTGGCGATGACCCTTCCTCTTTCGATGGCCGTCTCGGTCTTTAGCCTTCCCATTCAGATGGCCTGGCAGGCGTTGGGTGATGTCTTTCCGGTATTGAAGTTCATCGACGGACTGAACGTCATGGAGGCCGTTCAGGACATGTCCGACAACACCTCTCTGTCGACCATGATTTTCGTCATCGCTGTCCTCCCGGCGATCGGAGAAGAACTGGTCTTCCGCGGTGCCATTGGCCGAATTTTGATCTCGGACCTGGGTTTGTGGGGCGGAGTCCTGGTGACGTCATTCCTGTTCGGCTGGATGCACATTCACCCCGTGCACGCCATGGCCGTGATCCCGCTGGGAATTGTCATTCATGTCGTTTACTTGTGGACTCGCAGTTTCTGGATGCCCATGCTGTTGCACTTCGCCAACAACACGTGGGCCTCTGTTGCTGCCACTCTGAATACGCCTGATCCGATGGGGCAAATGCAGCAACTGGGTTTGTTCGATCTCCTGGAAATGGTGACGGGTGGTGTTGTGATCGGAGCACTGGCGACGTGCCTGTGGCAATCGCGAGTTCAGTTTTATCTTCCCGATGGGCAGGTCTACGAGTCGTCTCGCTTCCCCGTCCGCGTCCCTGCGATTCCCGGAATCCAGTCTCTGGCGGGAACAATTTCCCCTGTCGTTTCGATCATCTCGGTCTTAAGCGTCGTCGTCTATTACCTGATCTTCTTCCTGAACTGGCCCGCGTGA
- a CDS encoding 4Fe-4S binding protein has translation MTHVVAEPCFNCKYTDCVTVCPVECFYEGEAMLFIHPEECIDCEACVPECPPAAIFHEDNLPAEWADYTVLNAEMAPTCPSITERKDPMGPPIEK, from the coding sequence ATGACACACGTGGTGGCAGAGCCCTGTTTTAACTGCAAGTACACTGATTGTGTAACCGTGTGCCCCGTAGAATGTTTTTACGAGGGAGAGGCGATGCTGTTCATCCATCCGGAAGAATGCATCGATTGCGAGGCTTGTGTTCCTGAATGTCCTCCCGCTGCAATCTTCCACGAAGATAATCTTCCGGCCGAATGGGCAGACTACACCGTTTTGAATGCGGAAATGGCTCCCACTTGCCCATCGATTACCGAGCGAAAAGACCCCATGGGTCCCCCAATCGAAAAATAA
- a CDS encoding sugar phosphate isomerase/epimerase family protein, producing MLETLDRRDFLNLAGIAAATGLLSMPSRVVEAADEKLVLRKAVKLSMVGGKGTLVEKFKMAKAAGFEGIDVDQDQPVEEVKKAMHESGLIVHGMVDYVHWGQPLSSADPAVRAKGVEVLQKCLRETKIYGGDTVLLVPAVVNKEVSYEDAYHRSQAEIKKCLPLATELGVKILFENVWNNFLLSPVEMARYIDEFQSPMVGSYFDVGNIVNIGWPEHWIATLGSRIGKLDIKEFSRKLADTKGKGAGFGVEIGEGDCDWPAVLAALKKIKYSGWATAEVPGGGLERLTEIAQRMDQHIIQPYSA from the coding sequence ATGCTTGAAACTCTTGACCGACGTGATTTCCTGAACCTTGCCGGTATCGCCGCCGCGACCGGACTTTTGTCGATGCCCTCTCGAGTTGTCGAAGCGGCCGACGAGAAGCTCGTTCTGCGGAAAGCTGTGAAGCTGAGCATGGTCGGCGGTAAAGGAACCCTGGTTGAAAAGTTCAAGATGGCCAAGGCGGCCGGGTTTGAAGGGATCGATGTTGATCAGGATCAACCGGTCGAAGAAGTCAAAAAGGCGATGCACGAATCCGGTTTGATCGTGCACGGCATGGTCGACTACGTTCACTGGGGTCAGCCTCTCAGCAGCGCAGACCCTGCTGTTCGTGCCAAAGGTGTTGAAGTCCTGCAGAAGTGTCTTCGTGAAACGAAGATTTATGGCGGCGACACGGTGCTGCTGGTGCCCGCTGTCGTCAACAAGGAAGTCTCGTACGAAGACGCCTATCACCGGTCACAGGCGGAAATCAAGAAGTGCCTGCCACTCGCCACCGAACTCGGTGTCAAGATTCTGTTCGAAAACGTCTGGAACAACTTCCTGCTCAGCCCGGTCGAGATGGCTCGCTATATCGATGAGTTCCAGAGCCCCATGGTCGGGTCGTACTTCGATGTCGGGAATATCGTCAATATCGGCTGGCCCGAGCACTGGATCGCGACGCTGGGTTCCCGCATCGGCAAGCTGGACATCAAGGAATTCAGCCGGAAACTCGCCGATACGAAAGGCAAAGGAGCCGGTTTCGGCGTCGAAATCGGTGAAGGGGATTGCGACTGGCCTGCCGTTCTCGCCGCTCTCAAGAAGATCAAGTACTCCGGCTGGGCCACGGCTGAAGTCCCCGGTGGTGGGCTTGAGCGTCTGACGGAAATTGCTCAGCGGATGGATCAGCACATCATCCAGCCGTACAGCGCCTGA
- a CDS encoding NUDIX domain-containing protein, with translation MSEELFDVVDQEDRVLFQSPRSVVHANHWLHRAVHIFVFNSRGELLIHRRSATKDEAPLKYTSSASGHLSAGEDYATAAVRELEEELGLKADVEYLGIFPAMGASTSYEHSGLYRAITDETPTFDPEEILSGEFRPLSEIQSMIELDRDDFTHCFRALFRWYLERF, from the coding sequence ATGTCCGAAGAGCTGTTTGACGTTGTTGACCAGGAAGACCGTGTTCTGTTCCAGTCGCCACGATCGGTCGTTCACGCCAATCACTGGTTGCATCGCGCAGTCCATATCTTCGTCTTTAATAGTCGCGGCGAACTACTGATCCATCGGCGGTCGGCCACCAAGGATGAGGCACCCCTGAAGTACACGTCATCGGCATCAGGCCACCTGAGTGCCGGCGAAGACTACGCAACGGCAGCCGTTCGTGAACTGGAAGAAGAGTTGGGCCTGAAAGCGGACGTCGAGTACTTGGGGATCTTCCCTGCGATGGGAGCCTCCACATCCTACGAGCACAGTGGTTTGTACCGGGCGATAACGGATGAGACACCGACGTTTGATCCCGAAGAAATTCTGTCAGGCGAGTTCCGCCCCCTCAGCGAAATCCAGTCCATGATCGAACTCGATCGGGACGACTTCACTCATTGTTTCCGCGCCCTGTTTCGCTGGTATCTCGAGCGATTCTGA